Part of the Lycium ferocissimum isolate CSIRO_LF1 chromosome 6, AGI_CSIRO_Lferr_CH_V1, whole genome shotgun sequence genome, CATCGACACAcaagtttgattttttacaataaaataatgtattaattaattgtttatatgttatttcatgtttattttagaataaatctaaactaaatcgatatgttatttcaggtttATTCTTCTGCGCCTGTGGACCTGTCTCCAGTTGAAATTGAGTCATCTCCAGAAGCTGGACATTTCGGCCACCGTCGTCTCCCATAGGAGGCATATTTTGAACAAGCTCCGAAGGAAGGGAAGACGGGATGATCATGTCATAGAGCATGTACAGATTAAGAGGAAGAAGGGGGATGGAGATGATAGTGAGGGCGGTGGGGTTCGCCCTAGGCCTAAGGTTATTCTAAAGGCTCCCGCATGTGGAACCTAGGGGGGATGAAGATtgtgtatttgtaaataaaatgtacattttatgttaatatatatatatttttttggtattattttcttaatgataattagttatcttagtttttattgtcatttaataataactcgtgcgacgtcctaAGTTAATCAAAACCCagtaaaataaaacacttaaacctaaagataacaagtttccaaacaaacaaaacttacttcggggcactttacaacccctaaaacgatgaTCCAAACGtataggtatacttgatgtgttgagcctacattattgttcgcagaaaaagatatcaggttctatataaaatattgatattccggctttttgaaatatgactaatctttcgtcaaagtatggaaaaaacgtgaaattttaaaactttgaaATTACACAAGTGTGGGCGTTTTATTAAGCACTTTAtcgcgcactaaattagtgcgcaaaaggtacttatgtaactttttttttaatggattaTTTTGATCTCAAATTCcgctttttgggtcatttaagttgcggactctaTCTAGGGACAGCAAAGAAGGCGGGAGAGCGTGAAGCTTTTGTCCGCAAAATTTCTAATTAGACCTCTCGCTTGCTTAgcattatttttctattttatctaCTTTGCATAGACTCGTCCTGTTTCGCTTAAGTTTTCTTTAACTTGTCAATAGTTTTAATTTATCATCTTCTATGTGAGTCTGTTTGTTTTCATATTTCTGATTTCGTAGAAACATGTCATAGATCACCAGGAAATTTGATGGAAAGAAACAGGGGAAATTTGATAGAAATGTCTTGGAAAGTTGATCGTTTTGACAATTTTTGTTCTAGTATCTTAATTTGGTCTTTTCTTTCTCAGTAGTCATATTAGGATTCGCCAGCAATCAGATTAGAAAACCATGCTTTCCGAACCTGCAAATTAATAGTAGTACTAATAGCTTTTCCTTCGTATTATCCAGTgtagtttttagttttttacgATGTGGATTAATTCTCCTTATATGTTTCTTCTTGCCTCACCAATGTCTACAATGCGAATTAAGGGTGTGTACATTGTACTGATGTAAGGTTAATTTtctacatatacacacacaaatttGGTACTACATAACTAAAGGTTCTCTTTCTCCACACATCCACAATACAGGGTGATCTTCACATAGACTAATAAAATGCACACACACGAAAGACTCACAAAGCATCATTCATCAAAATGTAAGCTGAAGTTGTGTGTTgaagacacacacacacacacacacacacacacacccaccgTGACATACAAAGGAAATCTGACATATAACTAGAAGTTTCTCTtcatccacacacacacacacacaaaaaaaaaaaaaaaaaaaagacattaatATGAAAATGGTGAAAGGAGAATTGGTATCTTAGGCCTATAAAAAGCCTTTAATCCATTGTTGAGAGAGACACAATAAACTCAGTTTTCATCTTAACTACTGAAAGAACAGAGAGAAGAGAGTGCAAAAGAGATGTCGGATAAGGGAAAGGCAGATATGGCAGGCAAAGGAGAAAGCAGCAGCAATGGGATATTCCCGTTCAAGCCCAAGAAGGGAAGTGTAATTCCTAAAGAGAAGAAGCATGTTTCTACCATGATGGGTGAAAAGATTGTTTCCCTTGTcaagaacaacaaaaagaaGATCAATCCTGGTAATAAATGATTGATACTGATGAGATGTGATCTCCAATACATtgtgttatattatatatagttgGATTATCAATTATCTGTCCACATTTGTGTTTTAGTTAAATCATTCATTTGtattgttgtttcttttacTGTTTTTTGGTATGCTTCCCATAGAATGTACTGTAATCTACTCATGTTGTTACTAGTAATTGAATTaatttacttttgtttttctctacTCATGTTGTTACTAGTAATTGAATTAATTTACTATTGTTTTTCTGTCAAGTATCTTTCCCCTGTACCTTAACTTCCGCAAACTATTATGAGGTCTCGTAGGCTCTCAAACAAGTACTGTTAAAATTGTTGTGCTAAGGGATGATTTCTACTACATCGTGTAGCTGCGTTGGCCTTCTTTATAATCACATGTAAGAAGGGTAACATAAGAAATGTTTCAACAACTGAATAAAATATACTCTCTcctctcaatttatgtgacactctttcctttatAGTCCGTCCAAAAAGGATTGACATCCTTCTATATATAGTAACGATTAACTTTAAAaaactattttacccttaatgagatgatttatagctacACATATATCTAttacttattttagaccacaaatttcaaaagtcttcttttatttcttaaactttcgcccaatcaaacaccttcacataaattgagacggtgTTTTCACCTTAATGAGAGACTAACTTGCTTTTAATTACATATCAATTGCAGTTTCCACATCACCAACAACATGACAGAATTTTCAAAGCAAACGAAAGTTAATCTTCACCAAAAACATGATACAGAACGGATAATCAAGATGATCTTGTCTTGATTAGTTATAAATGCAGTGGAGACTTATTATATCCAAGCTGAATTCTTCAATGTGGTGACAACAACCTTTACTTGTAAGTAATGCTTCAGACTGTGTTCACCCTTTTCTCTACGCTGCCCACTCATCTTATAGCCACCAAAAGGAATTGCAACATCACAAATATCGAAGCAGTTAATCCATATGGTTTCAACTCTCAGTGCTCGCCCCAATGTGTTTGCAGTGTCAATGTTCTTCGTAAAGCCTCCAACAGCTAGACCATATTGGGTGGCATTAGCTCTTCGTAATGGGGAAATTAAAATGATAAAATGATTGTACGCTAGAGGGAAAAGATATGGGATAATTACATTTTGAacctctcaaaaaaaaaaaaaaacagcctgcaaatgtatatgtatcgtaagtataaatgtacatatcatatacatactttACGTACAATACACACGGGAAGAAATGAGTTTTTAGGCctttacaaacttttttttagttttatgacccTTTTACAAGAGATCtccattttttatacataagagatctgaaaaagtcattttcttcttcctccacataaatatacataatcagtgtatatgttttgtatacttTGGCTAGTGCCCATAACTAATTTTAATCGACGggtcaaaaatgagaaaataccAAAAGATATACTATATTTAGATTGTCATGTACGTACTTATATTTTACGATTGACTGCACTGGGCCAAAGATCTCATCCTTTGCAATCAACATATCGTCCTGAAACTTCACAATGTGTATAATGATAGTATATGAAGTTGATGCTGGAAATCAGTTATCTTTTAAAATTACAGCAATATCTACCTTAACATTGGAGAAAACTGTGGGTTTAATATAGTAGCCCTGTGTACAATATGTCACCTGTAGTTTCAAGGGTAGCTCCACTTTCAATACCAGATACTTCAGCACCTTTTCAAATTGTTCTGAATCAATTTGGTGtgtcttgtaatttttttatttagtatttccaCAAAATCTCAAATAGGAGGGGGGTAAAAtggataattacatttttggatTTCTCAAAATGATAAAAGTCAGAAAATGTATAGGTtttttatattatgtataaatatacatataacatacataatcagtgtttatgctttgtatattttggccAGAGCCCGTAATTAATTTGTCGATGGgccaaaaattgaaaaaaacccaaaaataaaaaggcaaGTCATATGCTTCTTTAGTATTTCATACAGGTTCCATGGTCAAAGAATTTGAAATTGTCCTaggatatttttctttttcggaAGGGGTTGGAAGGAGAAATAGTTtctagagcaaaaaaaaaaaaaaaaaaaaaaaacttccctTCCATTTTGTTAAGAGCAACTAGAGGTATGCTTAGGTTTTGCGCAAACAGTGCATTTCAATGCACGTGCCTTGGCTTTTTCAATAAATTCATCGTAAATACTGTTGTGAACATATGTCCAAGATCCAACACAACAATCAACGACGTTAGAGTCGAATATGTCATTTTATGAACCTGAACAGTTGCATCCTATGCAGAAGTACTGAGAGGAAACACATGATTAAAGAACAGAGCAAAATGAGTTAGATCAACAGTCTGATCAACATATATAAGCTTCTTCACAAACAATGAAAGGGGATTTCCCTCAAGTACCAAAGTGACCGGTTCTTAGTGCTAGCatcttcattttaattttagtgaCATCAATTATAGCGATCTGCTTCACTTTATTCTTATACAAAtataacaaattttaaaaaatatgaaactATTAAAAGGATAATTTTTATTGTCTACAATTTCAGTTAAAAATCACATTCACGTAGAACATCTACAAAACAGGCTTGAATTGACACAAGTTACTCTACAATTTTGCAACTATAAACCATAAAGTCATGCCAAAATGTTTggttaaaaaataaacttttctGGCTAGAAAAATTTTGCAACTATAAACCAGAACTAGTTGCAGAGGCCCGGGCTTATTATCAAGACATAAAAGTTGCAATTTTgttaaagaaattaaatttgcGTTATATTTTTAACTGCATAATTAAGTTAATGGAATGGTACTTTAATTATATCTTGTTGATAAGTATTCATAATTGTTAAAGTTCTTAGGTCAGGTCATATAATTAGATaacttttaaagaaaattattcACGAGAAAGCAAGTTTAGCAGAAAATTAGCAAACATCAAAGGGGCATAAGCAATAACATGATTTAGTACgtaaaataattacaaatttGTGAAGATCATAAATTGGAAATCATTTTGGCATTATAATGATTTTTTGAGCATATAGTTTCTTTAGTTACTAAAggaaatagttttcttttatgtatttattatttttcactcTTAATTTTATATAGAAATGGTTTATGTTAATTAAATATGGTGATCTATGCTTAgctaaaaatgaaatttgaggAAAAATCTAAACTCGTtaaatgaaaatcaaatatttgttCATTTTCTTGGATTTCAATAAAAAAGGTCATGTAGGCACATAAAGagaatttaaaatcatgaaagggaAAACATTTTACGCCTAACAAATGATAAAATGCGAGATAATTATGAAAGCACAGAAAGAATGTTGATAAAATTGATCAATACACGATTAATAGATCTCTCTAGTAAACTTATCCTCTTCAAAACCAGAAGAACCCGAAAAAGCCAGAATGTTCAAGGATGTGGACTACAAAAAATCCATAGAAAGAGCCATAGAAGAGCAGTGACGGAGGAGATATACTTACCTTGGGTTGAGATGAAAGAAGCTGCTGATGAGAAAAATGGAAAGCCCTGGAGCTCTTAAGAAAATCCATCAACGACTTCGTTTAGAGTGATTCGTCGTTTTTATACAGTACTATTCAGTAAGaactaaatgaaaatttggCACTAATGATATAACATCAATGTAAAACCAAAGGACAAGAACCTCAAACGCGTGCAACACCTCTAGAAGATGAAACAAAAAGTTGAAATTACAATTCTAGCCCTGTAAAGACTAATAACCATagattttaataattttatcagGTTGTTGTGTTACGCCCCTCATTTCGGTCATAATGGAACCAATGATTCCCTAGTTGGGTACGAGTATGCCTTAAGAATGGAGACGCGTGCCCGAGTTTAGGGATATGAAGTGTCTTACCCTGGGTACAAATGTATCAATAGGTGTTCTTGGTAgattacaggattagaagtcgAACGAATTGAATCGACGCAAACTGAACGGATTCAGGAAATTCTGCAGACATCAGTCactgtcgacgggccgtcgacggACTGTCACTGTGCATCATCAACATATTTCTGCAAACTGGAATTTGCAAACACAAATCGATTGGACAAGTCGACGGGACCTTCGACCCGGCCGTCGAACCGCTTCTCTGGAATTTTCTGGTTTCAActataaatagacgacccttgtccataattttcagatttcactttCTCTCTAAGTCTTGGAAGCTCTAAAATATTCCTcacatcatattatcatatatccaagggaaatcaaggattaaacaccaagaattagtaaaAATCAAGTGCATGgctgctcactagggtttgtagagatCAAGAAGTCCTTTTGTATTGAagtggggttttctccaagtgctttcatccaaagtccattcctacatcatcaaaggtgagttttatgttcaatcCATgctattaagaatattgagtggttgaaagacttggattatggaaggaagaagagtatggagtgcaaatatggaaatagtgatattcttgaataataACTTGACTTTaattatagttcttgacatgttatgagtaaaatcttgtggtgaataatacaaatgatgttaaaggagtattatatgagaaggAATGGGGTGTTATGtcatagttatggttatgggtGACATTGGACGGGAAATGTAAGAATTGGATAatgcttaacttgaagaagtttattgattatgatgtctTGGGAGTTGTTATTATCTGGGGAAAGTCATTGAAACGAAGGATATGCTGCCCACTTTCCATTAACTCTTAGccgctttagcttaagcttaagtatgttttcgatCAGCTAATCttgtacgaattctcttgatgtagagttgtgagcttggaaggagaacgcttagtcgttaaggaggcgtaaaggtatgttaaggctagcccccttctttcaaaggcatgactcttgtattgtgatttctCCCCTACATTCCCATAATCTTCTCACATCCTCAAAGATGGAAGTTAAAGGTTCTTAAGAGCTcgttatgagatagagatgagatgtgCTTTATGGTAATGATGAGGTTGATAGTTCTaattctaaagattccaaagttcATGAATTGATGCTTTtataaggtttatgattttattctatGTTTCCTTAATGATTGCTCATTGTTgtttgtctcacctcatgttactagttccttcaaggtgagacatgacgatcatgattattccataacataatcggaggctcccgaccttacgtcactctgatagagttatagttttttttttttacttgagctcttatgcatgcttcatgttatgaatataatgatgattacactgtgcctagatggccgggcagcaccgctaaggcgggcggcttactaCATCGTGtttatatggcacgggcagcaccactagtgggcggcgtgacatgattaccccggacgcgggaggcccgaacgcgggctaatgatgttattgattcaaacagtttatgtatgtatgtatgtatgtgtgatatgctTTAAAGGtgaaagtgagcatgcatgactcAGCCTCAAGAGGCAAAcagttacagttatcttttctttttatgctttctataattccttattatgttatcgcatatgccttacatactcagtacattattcgtactgacgtcttttttcttttatggtcGCAGTGTTCATGCCCAGAGGTAGACAGAAAAACGgcgcagacgcttaggagcttacctagcagatttgcaggagcactccactactccggagttgccacttctgggtatattcttttgtgtacatatttgggacatggtggggtcctgtctcgtccttatgatttcagtacttccgttagaggctcgtagatacttatatgtgggttgtagatgttatAAGACTTTTTTAgtgtatatgttgtacattattttgtagcctcgtgggcttatgcatatatacatgttttgggagattCAAAAATTGGGTTTTGGCAAgttctatgttgaaaatgatatatatatctcGGTAGAGTATGATATATAGCATGCTGAGTGGTGCTCGGCAACCAGCTCcagtacccgtcacggcccactagttgggtcgtgacaaaagtggtatcagagcagttccgtcctagggtgtgtctacgagccgtgtccagtagagtcttgtttatgggtgtgaagtgctccacacttataaacaagaggctgcggggtaTTGAGGAATAATGACTGTCTTTTTTCTCcatagatcgtgtgatagagctacGTTATAAGAATTCCTTTCCCCTAactgtgtgttatgatttcagcgatgccggtaaagagaaaagcaacagccgcccagaagggcaagactgcgGAAGGAAGGCGGGTTGAACAGGAGCCACCGGTacatatagaggagggtgagccccataatgaggctccatctcatacCTCTCACACTTTGCCTGTTCTAGAAGAGCATAAAGGGGCCTCCCGCACCAAAGGTGCCTCAGCtctcctccaccgggtgcttcgggtcgATGAatgatgaccgaggctattcggGCCTATCGACTCGCCTAGTTGTCGCTCAGCCCACGCGAGAGTGCGAGTTCGGGTGATAGAGCCACTAGTATCaaagcccgtgattttatgagtttgaaccagccgaaattttttgggtcaaagccggatgaagacccgcaggattttatagacgagatgttaaggacgctgaggattatacatgcttccgatactgagtcagtggagttagcgtcctataggttgcgggatgtcgccgttctatggtataataattggatagcttcaaggaaggaaaatgcactTCCCACGATTTGGcaggaattcgtagatgctttccttcGTCACTATTTACCACTCGAGGTTCAAAGGGCTCGAGCTGACAGGTttctaaatctaaagcaagaaaatatgagtgctcgagagtaCAGTCTCCGTTTTaactcattggctaggtatgctcccaCTATGGTAGCCCATATGGGAGACagagtacatagatttgtgagtggcatAGGGCCACATTTtttcaaagattgtttgacagcttcactccaggaggggatggacatctcccgtatccaggcccatgcccagaattcaGAAGAGCAGCAGCAATCGCACCGAGGTGAGTGTGATGTAGACAGAGGGCAGAGTAACAGGGCCAGATCTGTTGGTGCTAGTAGCGAGTATAGGGGGTGGCCGAGGCGCTCATATTCTAGATATTCGTGCCGAtcgcgactagtgcacctcctcaatTTTTgggcaagagatttgatcgccccatttattcaggacagggtcagagctcgagagtttcgggttcccagtttggaggaGATCTTCGTCAGAGAAGACCACCGGTCCCACGATGCAGTCAGTGTAGAAGATTACATTCAGGTCTGTGTCGCCAAGGCTCAGAttcttgctatgcctgtggttaggttgggcatatgatgcatGATTTCCCCTCGACGGGTGGCAGAGTTGGGGCTCCGCCTACAAGATTAGTAGTCGGCTCTTCTTCGTCCGTACACCTTGTCGGGCAGACTCTCCAGGCTTCAGCAGGCCGTGGCAGGGGCCGAGGGGGAGCTCCCAGTTCGAGTGGCCCTCagcagccccgtatttatgctttagccggacgacaggatcttaagtcctcccctgatgtggttacaggtatactatccatattctctcgtgatgtttatgcattgattgattcgggttctacgtcgtcttatatcactccttatattactagtcgtattggggtgaaatccgagccaattaaaccttttgaggtatctactctggtcggtgatccagtaatagctagacaagtatacaaaaattgtgtggttgtggtatgtgataaACGACTATAGCCGAtttgattgaactagaaatgttagatttttgatgtgattatgggcatggattggttggcttttgttatgctaatgtggattgtagaacaaaaatagtTCGCCTCCAATTTCCGGCGAACCAATGCTCGAATGGAGGGGTAACACAACATCCCCTGAGGTaaagtttatttcctaccttaaggcaaggaagatgatcgctaaaggctatatttatcatttggtttgggttcatgacaccgaagcaaagtcgccgacttttcaatccgtcccgatagtaaatgagttttcggatgtatttccagatgaacttccaggtctcccaccggaacgggagattgattttactattgatgtgttgccggacaccgaaccaatatctattcctccttatagaatggctccagcGGAATTGAAAGGCACAACtaaaggacttgcttgagaagggatttattagacccagttcatcgccgtggggagcgccCGTCTTGTTCGTACGAAAGAATGATGGCtccttacgaatgtgtattaactatagacagttgaacaaggtgacaatcaagaataaatatccacttccaagaattaatgatttatttgatcaactacaaggtgctaagtggtttttcaagattgatctgagatcggggtatcatcaagtgagagttagagaagacgATATTCCGAAAACGGCTTTTAGAACTAGagatggccattatgaatttcgggtgatgtcgtttgggttaactaacgccccggcagtgtttatgaatttgatgaataatgtattcaggccctttctagatttatttgtgatcgtgttcatcaatgacattttgatatattctcggtcagaaatggagcatgcagatcacttgtgtattgtccttggaatccTTAGGACTCGAgagttatatgctaaattttcaaaatgcgagttctggttgaattctgtgacttttctgggtcATATTATCTtagctgatggtattcgcgtaaacactcaaaagattgagactgtgaagacttggccaaagcctacaacgcctacagaggtTCGAAACTTTCTGgtattggcaggttattacaaaagatttgtggaaggattttcttctatttcagcaccattgatgAAGTTAACACAGAAATCGATAAAATGtcaatggaccgatgcttgtgagcacagtttccaagaattgaaaagtagattgacttcagccctaGTCCTGACGCTTtcagaaggatcagaaggttatgttgtNNNNNNNNNNNNNNNNNNNNNNNNNNNNNNNNNNNNNNNNNNNNNNNNNNNNNNNNNNNNNNNNNNNNNNNNNNNNNNNNNNNNNNNNNNNNNNNNNNNNttggccgaaggcctttttcttttttgttcttgatttctccttTGTTCTCTTGAAGCTTCCAAGGATAATCATCCTTATATAATTGGCACATGGTAAAAATTTGATCAACTTATGGGTTTGGGCCAcaagttggccggccaccccttctcttttgggcctagttttcttatttttttttggcccaacaatttgGCTACTTTGCATAATTCATGAAACGAATTTCCAAAATCCCAATTGTTGCCCTTAGCCTTGCTCGATAtccccgcatccatacttccataagcaacattcacatataaaaaaaagagaatccaaacatgaccttattccttataagtcaaggttatttccaaattttcgaatacgcaaaaatgccggatgtaacacgTACCCCTACTCCCTATCCTCCCCCCTccgaaatttttatttcatatattttattttacttttacaaaaaatttataaaaaatgagaattttttttcttacctccCACCCTGTCCCCTACCCACCCCCCACCCACATTTGCAATTTCATATGTTTTATCTTACTTTTATAAAACAAAATCATTAAAAGCGGAAAAACAATTCTTACCCCACAACCCACCttaccctccccccccccccaaccacatattctatttcatatatttatcttataaaaagtttataaaaatggaaaaaatttcTTACCCCCCGcccttttctatttcatatattttatcatatttttataaaagtttACAAGAAGTGGAAAATTTTTGCTTACTCCAACCCCACCTCCCCTCCtcgaattttctattttatatattttacttttataatttataaaaaatggaaagaaatt contains:
- the LOC132061357 gene encoding benzaldehyde dehydrogenase, mitochondrial-like, yielding MDFLKSSRAFHFSHQQLLSSQPKDATVQVHKMTYSTLTSLIVVLDLGHMFTTTHQIDSEQFEKVLKYLVLKVELPLKLQVTYCTQGYYIKPTVFSNVKDDMLIAKDEIFGPVQSIVKYKYVHDNLRRANATQYGLAVGGFTKNIDTANTLGRALRVETIWINCFDICDVAIPFGGYKMSGQRREKGEHSLKHYLQVKVVVTTLKNSAWI